A genomic stretch from Erigeron canadensis isolate Cc75 chromosome 9, C_canadensis_v1, whole genome shotgun sequence includes:
- the LOC122581924 gene encoding protein NRT1/ PTR FAMILY 8.2-like isoform X1, with protein sequence MAQIVDASTKFDAEEDIYTKDGTVDYKNNPANKKVTGTWKACPFILGNECCERLAYYGMSANLLLYFKNNLNQHSATASKNLSNWSGTCYVTPLFGAFLADAFLGRYWTIAIFSIIYVMGMSLLTIAAAVPGLKPTCVSKEDCHATGLDIALTYMALYLVALGTGGIKPCVSSYGADQFDDADEVEKEHKSSFFNWFYFSINIGALIASSLLVWIQDNVGWGWGFGIPAVAMALAVALFFSGTRRYRNQKPGGSPLTRICQVIVASWRKRRVHVPDDKSLLYETTDGKSVIKGSRKLDHTKDFRSLDKAAVELQSDHMKGSANPWRLCTVTQVEELKSIIKLLPIWATGIIFSAVYSQMSNLFVLQGSFMNIKINNFKIPPASLSIFDTLSVIFWVPVYDRLIIPLARKYTGRKSGLTQLQRMGTGLVISIFAMLAAGILEVVRLGIVKRNNYYDLEHMPMSIFWQVPQYFLIGAAEVFTFVGQLEFFYDQAPDSMRSLCSALSLTTVALGNYLSSLLVTIVMAISTKGGKPGWIPDNLNHGQLQNFFWLLSILSVLNLGVYLLVAKWYTYKRSVGTLR encoded by the exons ATGGCTCAAATTGTCGATGCATCCACTAAGTTTGATGCAGAAGAGGATATATACACTAAGGATGGCACCGTTGACTACAAAAACAATCCTGCTAACAAGAAGGTTACAGGAACCTGGAAGGCTTGCCCTTTTATTCTTG GAAACGAGTGTTGCGAAAGATTGGCATACTATGGAATGAGCGCAAATCTATTGCTTTATTTCAAGAATAACCTCAATCAGCATAGTGCTACCGCCTCCAAAAACCTATCAAATTGGTCTGGAACGTGTTATGTCACACCATTGTTTGGGGCATTTCTTGCTGATGCCTTTCTTGGTAGATATTGGACCATTGCCATCTTCTCGATAATCTATGTCATG GGAATGAGTTTATTGACAATAGCAGCAGCAGTTCCTGGCCTTAAGCCAACATGTGTGTCAAAAGAAGATTGCCATGCTACTGGTCTAGACATCGCGTTAACGTACATGGCACTCTATCTAGTGGCCTTAGGAACTGGAGGGATCAAACCATGTGTCTCATCTTATGGTGCAGATCAGTTTGATGATGCGGATGAGGTCGAGAAGGAGCACAAGAGTTCTTTCTTCAACTGGTTCTATTTTTCCATCAATATCGGTGCATTAATAGCCTCATCGCTTCTTGTTTGGATCCAAGACAATGTGGGTTGGGGTTGGGGGTTTGGTATCCCGGCTGTGGCCATGGCACTTGCTGTTGCATTATTCTTTTCCGGAACTCGACGATACCGGAATCAGAAACCTGGTGGAAGCCCATTGACCCGTATTTGCCAGGTCATTGTGGCTTCGTGGAGGAAACGCAGGGTCCATGTGCCGGATGACAAGTCCCTTTTGTATGAGACCACAGATGGAAAGTCTGTTATCAAGGGAAGCCGCAAACTTGATCACACAAAAGATTTTAG GTCTCTGGACAAAGCAGCTGTGGAGTTACAATCAGATCATATGAAAGGATCTGCCAACCCATGGAGGCTTTGCACGGTGACCCAAGTCGAGGAACTCAAATCCATCATCAAGCTACTTCCAATATGGGCCACAGGTATCATCTTCAGCGCCGTCTACAGTCAAATGAGCAATCTGTTCGTGCTGCAAGGTTCTTTCATGAACATCAAGATCAATAACTTTAAGATCCCACCAGCATCACTCAGCATTTTTGACACCCTTAGTGTGATTTTCTGGGTCCCAGTTTATGACAGGCTCATCATACCCCTTGCCCGGAAATACACGGGCCGCAAATCAGGTCTTACTCAGCTCCAAAGAATGGGCACGGGTCTAGTAATCTCAATTTTCGCAATGCTGGCTGCTGGGATATTAGAAGTCGTCAGGCTCGGGATTGTGAAAAGAAACAACTACTACGATTTAGAGCACATGCCCATGTCGATTTTCTGGCAGGTCCCACAATATTTCTTGATTGGTGCTGCTGAGGTTTTTACATTCGTAGGACAACTGGAGTTCTTTTATGATCAAGCCCCTGATTCTATGAGGAGTTTGTGTTCTGCTTTATCGCTCACAACTGTGGCTTTAGGAAACTATTTGAGTAGCTTGCTGGTGACGATTGTTATGGCGATTAGTACTAAAGGAGGTAAACCTGGGTGGATACCAGACAATCTGAATCATGGGCAACTGCAGAACTTTTTCTGGCTTTTGAGCATTCTTAGTGTGTTGAATCTTGGAGTTTATCTTCTCGTGGCTAAGTGGTATACTTATAAGCGTTCAGTTGGGACTCTTCGCTAG
- the LOC122581924 gene encoding protein NRT1/ PTR FAMILY 8.1-like isoform X2, which translates to MAQIVDASTKFDAEEDIYTKDGTVDYKNNPANKKVTGTWKACPFILGNECCERLAYYGMSANLLLYFKNNLNQHSATASKNLSNWSGTCYVTPLFGAFLADAFLGRYWTIAIFSIIYVMGMSLLTIAAAVPGLKPTCVSKEDCHATGLDIALTYMALYLVALGTGGIKPCVSSYGADQFDDADEVEKEHKSSFFNWFYFSINIGALIASSLLVWIQDNVGWGWGFGIPAVAMALAVALFFSGTRRYRNQKPGGSPLTRICQVIVASWRKRRVHVPDDKSLLYETTDGKSVIKGSRKLDHTKDFRSLDKAAVELQSDHMKGSANPWRLCTVTQVEELKSIIKLLPIWATGIIFSAVYSQMSNLFVLQVYDRLIIPLARKYTGRKSGLTQLQRMGTGLVISIFAMLAAGILEVVRLGIVKRNNYYDLEHMPMSIFWQVPQYFLIGAAEVFTFVGQLEFFYDQAPDSMRSLCSALSLTTVALGNYLSSLLVTIVMAISTKGGKPGWIPDNLNHGQLQNFFWLLSILSVLNLGVYLLVAKWYTYKRSVGTLR; encoded by the exons ATGGCTCAAATTGTCGATGCATCCACTAAGTTTGATGCAGAAGAGGATATATACACTAAGGATGGCACCGTTGACTACAAAAACAATCCTGCTAACAAGAAGGTTACAGGAACCTGGAAGGCTTGCCCTTTTATTCTTG GAAACGAGTGTTGCGAAAGATTGGCATACTATGGAATGAGCGCAAATCTATTGCTTTATTTCAAGAATAACCTCAATCAGCATAGTGCTACCGCCTCCAAAAACCTATCAAATTGGTCTGGAACGTGTTATGTCACACCATTGTTTGGGGCATTTCTTGCTGATGCCTTTCTTGGTAGATATTGGACCATTGCCATCTTCTCGATAATCTATGTCATG GGAATGAGTTTATTGACAATAGCAGCAGCAGTTCCTGGCCTTAAGCCAACATGTGTGTCAAAAGAAGATTGCCATGCTACTGGTCTAGACATCGCGTTAACGTACATGGCACTCTATCTAGTGGCCTTAGGAACTGGAGGGATCAAACCATGTGTCTCATCTTATGGTGCAGATCAGTTTGATGATGCGGATGAGGTCGAGAAGGAGCACAAGAGTTCTTTCTTCAACTGGTTCTATTTTTCCATCAATATCGGTGCATTAATAGCCTCATCGCTTCTTGTTTGGATCCAAGACAATGTGGGTTGGGGTTGGGGGTTTGGTATCCCGGCTGTGGCCATGGCACTTGCTGTTGCATTATTCTTTTCCGGAACTCGACGATACCGGAATCAGAAACCTGGTGGAAGCCCATTGACCCGTATTTGCCAGGTCATTGTGGCTTCGTGGAGGAAACGCAGGGTCCATGTGCCGGATGACAAGTCCCTTTTGTATGAGACCACAGATGGAAAGTCTGTTATCAAGGGAAGCCGCAAACTTGATCACACAAAAGATTTTAG GTCTCTGGACAAAGCAGCTGTGGAGTTACAATCAGATCATATGAAAGGATCTGCCAACCCATGGAGGCTTTGCACGGTGACCCAAGTCGAGGAACTCAAATCCATCATCAAGCTACTTCCAATATGGGCCACAGGTATCATCTTCAGCGCCGTCTACAGTCAAATGAGCAATCTGTTCGTGCTGCAAG TTTATGACAGGCTCATCATACCCCTTGCCCGGAAATACACGGGCCGCAAATCAGGTCTTACTCAGCTCCAAAGAATGGGCACGGGTCTAGTAATCTCAATTTTCGCAATGCTGGCTGCTGGGATATTAGAAGTCGTCAGGCTCGGGATTGTGAAAAGAAACAACTACTACGATTTAGAGCACATGCCCATGTCGATTTTCTGGCAGGTCCCACAATATTTCTTGATTGGTGCTGCTGAGGTTTTTACATTCGTAGGACAACTGGAGTTCTTTTATGATCAAGCCCCTGATTCTATGAGGAGTTTGTGTTCTGCTTTATCGCTCACAACTGTGGCTTTAGGAAACTATTTGAGTAGCTTGCTGGTGACGATTGTTATGGCGATTAGTACTAAAGGAGGTAAACCTGGGTGGATACCAGACAATCTGAATCATGGGCAACTGCAGAACTTTTTCTGGCTTTTGAGCATTCTTAGTGTGTTGAATCTTGGAGTTTATCTTCTCGTGGCTAAGTGGTATACTTATAAGCGTTCAGTTGGGACTCTTCGCTAG